A section of the Paenibacillus odorifer genome encodes:
- a CDS encoding SF0329 family protein — protein sequence MSWSKLKQQLESFLCPALSGKVEYRASSYRYLPDKSGSCYISVDKKNVLNMNDRTSSIRWYQTEQEIKNDSELQIPIRPEDIEAVRKDSKGIIPEDRLIVIARSRKISEVAKELLSAQTSLSKSNFIVIANKFLSTSIEESIESDDILLNILALVDRRVGKKRILNMSEKMQLKHPIVQYFYELRRSTL from the coding sequence ATGTCCTGGAGCAAATTAAAGCAACAACTGGAGAGTTTTCTATGTCCTGCGTTATCCGGCAAGGTTGAATATCGTGCAAGCAGTTACCGTTATTTACCTGATAAATCAGGGAGCTGTTATATTTCGGTAGATAAAAAGAACGTACTCAATATGAATGATAGAACTAGCTCAATCAGATGGTATCAGACGGAGCAGGAGATTAAGAATGATTCAGAACTCCAAATTCCAATCCGCCCTGAAGACATCGAAGCGGTTAGAAAAGATAGTAAAGGGATCATCCCGGAGGATCGTCTAATAGTCATTGCAAGAAGCAGAAAGATATCAGAAGTTGCAAAGGAGCTTTTGTCAGCACAGACCTCATTAAGTAAATCGAATTTTATCGTTATAGCTAATAAGTTTCTATCTACTTCTATAGAGGAAAGCATAGAGAGTGATGATATCTTATTGAATATTCTGGCTTTAGTGGACAGACGGGTTGGGAAAAAGCGGATTTTAAACATGAGCGAGAAGATGCAGTTGAAGCATCCGATTGTGCAATATTTTTATGAACTACGGCGTAGTACATTGTGA